A stretch of DNA from Erwinia aphidicola:
GCCAACGCGCCACGCCAGCGTTTTCGGGCCGCCCGCGACGTTATAGGCGAAGGTGCTGGCATTGCTGTTGGCATCAACGTAATCCGCGCCCCAGTAGATAAAGATCGACTGGAAATTGCGGCTGCGCATTTTGCTCCACAGCTCGGACTCGGCGACCGGCTGAATATCAATCTGAATATCCGCTTTAGCAAAGCTCGCCTGCAGCGCCTGGGCAATATCGCTGTACGGCGGCTGGCTGACGACGGTCAGCGCAAAGCGCGTGCCGGGCTTGATCCCGCCCTTCGCCAGGATCGCTTTGGCTTTCGCCACATCGTAGTGGAACGGCTGGTTGGTCAGCGCGCCCTCAAAACCGGCAGGCAGGAACGTTTGATGCACCTGATACTGGCCTTTCAACAGCTGCTGAGAAAGGCTGTTGTAATCCACCAGCCAGCGGGCAGCCTGCCACAGCGCGGGGTTGCCCAGCGCCGGTTGCTGCTTATCCTGGGTATTGAAGCCGAGGTAATAGATCAGGCTGGAGGGGAAGCTGGCGACCTGCACCTTGCCCTGCTTTTGCAGCGTGGCGAACTGGTCGGCGCCCAAATTATAGGCGACGTCGGCATCGCCGCTCTCCAGCAGCAGGCGGCGTGAACCGGCATCGCTGACGTTCTTCAGGATCACCCGCTTGAGAGGGGGGGCTGGCTGAGCGTGCGGGTTCTGCTCCAGCACCAGCGCCTGCTGGGGCACGTAGTTGCGGATGCTGTAGGCCGCGCTACCTGCCGAGTGGGTGCGCAGCCAGCCGTTGCCAGCGTCCCGATCCGTCACGTGCTGCTGCACCAGCTTGCTGTCCACTACCGAGGCGACGGGTGAGGTCAGCAGGCGCAGAGCCAGATCGCGCCCAATTGCCGACTGCCAGCGGATCTCCAGCTGATGGTCGCCGCGCCGGGTAAACTGCGCATCCACATTGTCTGGCGTCCAGCCAAACTCCCCGAGGATAAACACCGGGGTTTTATTCAGCTTCACCGCACGCGTCAGCGAGTAAATGACATCGTCGGCAGTGACGGGATTGCCGCTGGCAAACTTCGCGTCCGCTTGCAGGGTAATCAGCAGGCTGTGCTCGCTGCTCCCCGGCTGCCAGCTGCTGGCCAGCTGCGGCCTGAGCTGACGAGGGTCGCTGATATCCGGCGTGACCAGCGTTTGGTAGACGTTACGCAGGCTGCTGGTGCTGACGGTTTCAAAACTCTCCGCCGGATCAAAGCTGATAATCCCGTCAAGCGAGATGGCAACGATCAGCGTATCGGCTGGCGTGGCGGCCTGGGAACCGGGGCTGAGCAACAGGGCGGTAGTGAATAACAGCGGCAGTAATTGGCGCATAAAAAAGTCCTGAATCGGTTGAGATATCAGGACTATAGAGGTTCACTGCGCGCTTCAGAAATGCCGGATCTGACTATGGTTAGTTGTTTACCACAATATCCTTCAGTAGGGGCCGGGCATGCCCGGCCAGTACGTGAGTCGGGGTCAGCCGACAATACGGCCCTGATCCATATGCACTGCGCGATCGCACATGTGGTCGATAACATCCGGATCGTGGCTGACCAGCACCATCGTCAGGTTATCCTGCTGCTTGAGCTGATTAAGCAGATTGAGGATCTCCGCCTGCACCGACATATCCAGCGCCGATGTCGGCTCATCCAGCAGCAGGATCTTCGGCTGCAGCAGCAGCGCGCGTACAATCGCTACGCGCTGGCGCTGGCCGCCGGAGAGCTGATGCGGATAACGATCGGCCATCGCCGGATCCAGCCCGACGTGGCGGAACCCCTGATCGATACGATCGTCAATATTATCGCTTTTCAGCAGTTTCAACGGCTCTGCCAGCGTGCGGCGCAGGCGGTGCCGGGGATGCAGCGAGGCATAGGGATCCTGAAACACCATCTGCACGTCGCGGCGCAGCTGTCCGCTGAAGGCTTTGCCAGGCTGGGCGTGATGCCCGGCCAGCTGCATCTCACCGCGCCAGTGCGGATTCAGCCCGGCCAGCACCCACAGCAGCGACGACTTGCCGCAGCCGGAAGGGCCAACCAGACCAAAACACTCACCCGGCGTGACCGAGAGCGAAACATCATGCACCACGGTGCGCAGTTCGTAGCCCTGCTTATGGGACACGCTCAGCTGGGATAATTCAATCATGGGAACGCCCCTGCGCCAGCGCGGCGCGATCCAGTACCGGCAGCGGTTTGCCGTGCGTTGACTTATTCGGGCGGCAGGACCACAGCGTGCGGGTGTAGGGATGCGTGGCGTGCGGCAGCTCTGCAGCGGGCAGCGTATCGAGGATCTCACCCTGATACATCACCATCACCCGCTCGCAGTGCTCCGAGACCTGCTGCAGATCGTGGCTGATCAGCAGCAGGCCCATATTGCGCTGCTCGACCAGATTGCGGATCAGCGCCAGCACCTGATCGCGCATCGCGTGATCGAGCGCGGAGGTCGGTTCATCAGCAATCAGAAACTGCGGCTCGGCGATCAGCGCGATCGCCAGCATCACGCGCTGGCCCATGCCGCCGGAAAGCTGATGCGGATAGCGCTTCATCTGCTCGGCAGGCTGCGGCAGCCCCACGGCGGCCAGCATTTCACACACTTTCTCTTTGATCTCAGCGCGGGAAAAACGGCCATGCAGCCTGAGCGGTTCCGCCACCTGCCAGCCAATGGTGCGCATCGGGTTGAGGGCGTATTTGGGGTCCTGCATCACCATGCCGAGGCTGCTGCCGCGCAGCTGGCTCCAGCGGCGCTCATTTAGCGTCAGGCCATTTTCGCCGGCGATGCTGAGCGTGCGCGCCTGCAATTGCAGGGAAGGGGCCAGCAGCCCCATCAGCGCGCGGGCGGTGAGGGATTTGCCGGAGCCGGATTCGCCGACCAGCGCCACGCGTTCGCGCCCCAGCGTAAAGCTGATGTTTTTCACCAGCTCAGCACCGCTGGCCGCGCTAATTTTCAGGCTTTCAGCCACGATTTGCGCAGAAGAATCAGTTGCCATTTCGGGTATCCAGTCGGTCACGCAGGCCGTCGCCTGTCAGATTAAAAGCCAGGCTGGCAAACAGGATGGCGCCACCGGGAACGGCGGCGACCCACCACTGGTCAAAAATCACCTTGCTGCCTTCGGCCACCATCGAACCCCATTCGGCGGTAGGCGGCTGAATGCCCATGCCGAGGAAGCCCAGTCCGGCAGCCGAAAGGATAATGCCGCCGAGGCTAAGCGCGGCGCGCACCACGGCAGTGGGCAGGCAGAGCGGCAGGATATGGCCGAACATCAGGCGCAGGCCGTTGATGCCCTGCATCCGTGCGGCGGCCAGATAATCACTGCGGCGCAGGGCCAGGGTTTCGGCACGCGCCTGGCGGGCGAACGGCGGCCAGCTGGTCAGCGCCAGCGCCAGCGCACCGTTCATCAGGCCGGGGCCCATCATCGCCACCAGCGCCAGCGCAATCACCAGATTCGGCAACGAAAGGAAGATATCGGTAATGCGCATCAGCACGCGTTCGCTCCAGCCACCAAGATAGCCAGCGCTGATGCCGATCAGCATCCCCACCGGAATAGTCAGCACCAGGATGAGCGCGACCAGCAGCAGGGTCGGGCGCGCACCGTAGATCACGCGCGACAGCAGGTCGCGGCCAAAGCCATCGGTGCCGAGCCAGTGGCTGGCGGAAGGCGGCATCAGGCGCACCGCCATCTCCTGCGCGTTCGGGTCGAACGGTGCCAGCAGCGGAGCAAACAGCGCGGCGAAGATCAGCAGGCCAACCAGGCTCAGGCCGACCATGAGCGTAATATTGCGCCGCGTTTTCACTACGCGCGGCTGGACGCTTTCAGCATCGGGAAGAGAGTGCGTCATCGGGTTCTCGGGTCGGTCAGGTAAGTGAGTGCATCCGCCAGCGCATTGATGGCAATAAAACAGCCGCCAATCAGCAGGGTGGAGCCGAGGATAGCCGGGGTATCCGAAGCGAACAGCGCCGTGGTCATATAGCGCCCTACGCCCGGCCAGGCAAACACGGTTTCGGTCAGCACCGACCCTTCCAGCAGCGTGGCATAGGAGAGGGCCAGCACGGTGATCAGCGTGCCGCGCACGTTAGGGAAGATATGCAGCAGCAGAATGCGCGTGCGTCCGGCCCCTTTAGCGCGCGCCAGCGTCACATACTCTTTGCTGCTCTCTTCCAGCAGCGCGGCGCGCAACAGGCGGGTAATGGTCGCCATCGACAGCAGGCCAAGCACCACCACCGGCAGCCACAGATGCGCAATCGCATTGCGGAACATTTCCGGGTCGCCGGAGAGCCAGCTATCAATCAGTACCAGCCCGGTTTTCGGTTCGAGGGTGTAGATCCAGATATCGTCCAGCCGCCCCGGCCCGGCTGACCAGTGCAGCACGGCGTAAAACAGCAGCAGCCCGAGCAGGCCGAGCCAGAACACCGGCACCGAATAGCCGAGCAGCGAGATCATGCGGGCAATATTGTCCAGCAGGCTGCCCGGTTTCCACGCCGCCAGCAGTGCCAGCAGGATGCCAAACACGGCACCAAAAATCATCGCACAGGTCGCCAGCTCAATGGTGGCGGGGAAGGTGCGCAGCAGATCGCTGGCAACCGGCTGATTGGTAATGCTGGAAACGCCGAGATCGCCGCGCAGCAGATGTTCCAGATAGTGCCAGAACTGGACCGGCAGCGGCTGATCCAGGCCGAGACTGGCGCGCACCTGGGCGTAGGTTGACTCGCTGGCGTGGTCGCCAGCGATCTGCAGCACCGGGTCAACCGGCGAAAGATGAGACAGGGCAAAGGTAAACACCAGTAGCCCAAGCAGGGTAACCACCAGCGAGAGCAGGGCGCTGAGCACCCCGCCGCTGCGGCGCAACAACAGCCGGGCGGAAGGCCCGGCTTGTGAGACTGATGACGCCATTACTTGGTGACCTGGCTGTAATAAACCATATCCGGGTTAATACCCTGCACGTACCCTTTCAGGTTATCGCGCAGCGCCACCAGATTCTTTGCCTGCATGCCGATGACATACGGTGAGTGCTGCTGCACTTCACGCTGCATGTTCTGGTACAGCTCAACGCGTTTCGCCTTATCGGTTTCCGCGGTGGCAGCCAGCGTCTGCTTGCTCAGCTCAGGAATGTGCCAGTTAGAGCGCCAGGCCAGGGTTTTGCTGCCGTCTTCCGGGTTATAGGCAAAGGCGGCAGCGTTGGTGTTTGGATCGAAGTAGTCGGCGCCCCAGGCGTTCAGCGTGGCTTCATACTGATGCGCTTTTACCCGCGTGGCGACTTCTGAACTGATGCCTGGCTGCACGTCCACTTTGATGCCGCCCTTCGCGAAGCTGGCCTGCAGTGCCTGAGCGATATCCAGGTACGGCGGCTGGTTGCTGGTCGACAGCTTGAAGCTGACGTTGCTCAGGCCGGCTTTCTTCAGAATGGCTTTGGCCTTCTCCGGGTCATAGGTAAACGGGTTGTCGTTCAGCGCGCCGAGGAAGCCTTGCGGCAGGAAGGACTGATGCACCGAGAACTGGCCTTTCAGCAGGTCGTTGGCAATGCCCTTGTAATCGAACAGATAGCGCGAAGCTTCCCACAGCGCCGGGTTTTTCAGAACCGGGTTGGCATCGATATTAAACTGAATGTAATAGAGCGAGGCCATCGGTACCGCAAGGGTTTTCACGCCTGCTTTGTCTTTCAGCGCGGCCATCTGATCGGCGCCGAGGTTACGGGCAATATCCGCGTCGCCCTGTTCCAGCAGCAGGCGGCGTGCAGCCGGCTCCGGCACGTTCTTGATCAGCACGTTTTTAAGTTTAGGCGCACCGGCTGGCGAGGTCGGGTTGGCGCTGAACAGCACCACTTCATGCGGGATGACTTTACGGATCTGATACGGACCGCTGCCCGCCGAATGCGTGGCCAGCCATTTGTTGCCGAAATCGCCTTTTTGTTCGTTGGCCATCACGGTTTTTTCATCCACGATGGAGGAGACCGGCGCGGCCAGCAGGCTTAGCACGTAGGTCGGGCTGACGTCGGCGCTCCAGCTCAGCTGGACGTGGTTATCATCAATTTTCTTCAGCTGAGCGTCGACGTTATCTTTGGTCCAGCCGAGCTGCGACAGAATAAATGACGGGTCGAGGTTCAGTTTGATCACGCGCGACAGCGAGAAGATTACATCTTCCGGGCGCAGTGGGTTGCCGGAGGCGAACTTAGCGCCTTCACGCAGGGTAAAGGTCATGCTGCGGTTATCTTTACCCGGCGTCCAGCTGGTGGCCAGCGTGGGTTTCAGGTCGGTCGGATTTTGCGGGTCGGACTGCACCAGGCGCTGATAGAGGTTAGTAAATGCCTGTACTGAGGTGAGTTCGAAGCCGTCAGCCGGGTCGAAGCTGCTGGCATCATCAATAGACTGCGCAATAACCAGCGTGTCTTTGGGGGTCGCGGCCGCTGCGGCGAAGGACGCCGCCAGGGCCAGAGCGATAACAGAGGGAACTGCAAATTTCATGACGTTTCCTTGCCTTACGTTTTTTCGCGAGTGTAAGTGAACAACCGATAAGAACAATAGTAGATTATTCACTATCGTTATGCGTGAAAGTTATAAGGATGATGAAACGGTTATAAAACTGAACAATGCCTAACGACCGAGCGTGGCCCAAATCCAGGGCGCGACGCCGAGCAGGTTATTCAGCATATGCAGGAAAATCGGCAGCTTCAGGCCAGAGGAGACCAGGCGGGCGGCGCACAGCAGCAGGGATAGCGCAATCAAGGCAATCACCGTTTGCAGATGGGCGTACTGGGTATGCATCGCCGCAAAGATAATGGACGTCAGCAGGGCGCAGGCCAGGCGCTGGCGCGGAGCCCACAGCAGGAAGCCCTGCAGAATAAAACCGCGAAACAGGATCTCCTCAAACACCGGGGCCAGTAAAACCACCGCCAGGGTGAACCACAGCATGCTCAGATTACCCTGGCTTAACTGGCTGGCGGTCCAGCTCTCCTGCTGCATATACAGCGACTGGCTGGCAATAAGAGCCAGCAGCAGCACGGCGAACAGCAGCACTTGCCGCGGCTGAAGTCTGCCGTGCGGGATGTCATGGTAATGGCGGTTATACCAGCGATAAACCGGCACCAATACGGCAAACTCCAACAGGCACAGCACCGGCATCAGTAGCCCGCGGCTTTTCAGCGCCTGCAGATTGGGGAAGTGAGCGACCAGCAAAGTAATCGCATACCAGAGAATAAACACCCCGGCACACAGCAGGGTGTGAGTGACTCTGTCGGTCGATGATGTCATGAGGGACCTGCTACTGGCACGGATCCCGCCATGTTAACAAGCGACTTTTAGGCTGTCGAGCCGCGTGATTATTCACCATTGCATAAAATTTTCTCAATTGTTCAGTGTTACTGCCGATATCCGTTATTGGAACTTTTTGGGAAACAGGCACTGACGTCACACTGACAGCGCCCCAGCAGTAACAAACGGACAGGGAAGCGTTCGTAAGCCGTATTATTAAGGGGCATGACTATGAATCATCCACCGGTACTGACGGGGGAATTAGCGGATGGGCAAAAAGCGGCATCGGCAACGCGGCGCACGTTGATGGCGCTGGCGCTGCTGCTGAGCAGTGCGCTGTTTTTAGCCATGCTGATGGTTGTTGGCGTAGCGTGGCAGCAAAATCAGGAATCGGTCGATCAGGAAGGAGCGCTGCTGCGTGATGCCTGGCAGCAGCAGCGCCAGTCGCTGGAAACTCACCTGCGCGACTACGCTTTCTGGCAGGAAGCCTGGCTGCATATGTACCTGACGATTGATCCTGACTGGGCGTGGAACCAGCAGAACCTTGGCCCCGGCCTGTTTCGCGAACATCAGTATGATGGCGTCTTTGTTATCGACGTGGACGATCGCACGCGCTATGCCGTAGTGGATGGCCAGCTCTCCACATTTACGCTGGAACAGTGGCTGGGAAGCCAGGCTCAGCCGCTGGTGGAGCAGGCGCGCTTGCAGCAGCGCCACCAGCATGTCATCAGCGAAAGTATCATGATTGGCGATACGCCGGCGCTGGTGGCTGCCGCACCGATCACCCGTGGCAAAATGCCGCATGAGGCCACGCTCTCCGCCACGCCTTCCGTCATGGTGTTTGTTTACCTGTTTACGCCCGATAAGCTAACAGCATTCGGCCATGCGGTTGGGGTCGATAATGCCCGCGTGCCGCAGGATCAGCAGGATCGCTACACCACGCCATTTATCAGCCAGGAGGCTAAAACCGGACCGGCACTGGTTCTGCGCTGGGATCCCAGCCAGCCGGGGCGCAAGCTCCTGATGTATTTGCTGCCGCTGCTCGCCTTTGTTGCGCTGATCCTCGGCGTGGTAACGCGCCGGGTGATCAATAATGCGATGGATAATGCCCTGCTATCGGATACGCGTTTCCTGCAGTTGATGTACAGCCAGCGTGAACTGGCCGCCAGCGAGGCGCGCTTCCGTGACGTGGCGGAAGCGGCCTCAGACTGGATTTGGGAAACCGATGCCGCCGGGCGTCTGACCTATCTGTCAAAGCGCTTCACCGTGGTCACCGGGTTTGGTCTGCTAACCTCCATCGGGCGGCAGCTGGATGAGATCCTCCAGCACGCAGAGTTGCCGGTCAGTACGTGGGTGAAGCAGCAGCAGGCTGGCGGCGCGCGCAGCCAGTTACGCTGCTATCTGCATTCTCAGCATCGCGGGCGACGTATCTGTAGTCTGGTCGCGAAGCCGATCATGCTGCACGGCAAGCTGCTGGGCTATCGCGGCACGGTGTCCGATATCACTCTGGAAGTGGAAGCGCAGGCGCGGGTTCACTATCTCTCACAGCATGATGTGTTAACCGGCTTACCGAATCGGCTTTTTATGCAGGAGTTTCTGCAGGAGCAGCTGCAGGCGTTGCCGGGGCTGGACTATCCGCTGGTGATGATCAGCCTCGACCTTGACCATTTCAAACCGATCAATGATACCTGGGGACACGCGGCGGGCGACAGCGTGCTGGTGGAGGTGGCCCGCCGTCTGCGCAGCTGCATGAGTGCGGGGGATCTGGTTGCACGGCTTGGCGGCGATGAGTTTATTCTGGCAACCACCGGGCTGCTGACCCGGGCCGAAATTAAGAGCTGCTGCCAGCGCCTGCTCGACTGCCTGCACCAGCCGTTCCACGTTGATTCGCAGGAGCTGTATATCGGCACCAGCCTCGGCATCGCCATGGCGCCGGACGATGCCATGCAGCCGGATGAACTCCTGCGGCTGGCGGATATCGCGCTCTATCAGTCGAAACAGCAGGGGCGTAACCGCTGGGTATTTTATACCGGCGATATGTCGCAGCACCTGGCGCAGCGCAGTGAAATGGAGCGCAATCTGCGCCGGGGCATTGGTGGGGATGAACTGCGCCTGCACTATCAGCCGCGCTATCATCTGCAAAGCGGGCGGCTGGAAGGGGCCGAGGCGCTGGTGCGCTGGCAGCATCAACCCGGGCAGCTCATCCTGCCGGACAGCTTTATTCCTCTGGCAGAAGAGACCGGGCTGATTATGGATATCAGTGACTGGGTGCTGAATCGCGCCTGTCGGGACGCCGCCAGTTGGCCCGGCGAGCTGTGCGTCTCTGTGAACATCTCGCCAAAATAGTTGCGCAACGGCAGCCTGCCGCTGCGCGTCGCGGCGGCGCTTGAGCAGAGCGGCTTAGCGGCAGCGCGGCTGGAGCTGGAAATTACCGAAAATATCACCATGGAGCACCCGGAAAGCGCGCTGGAGATCATGCACCAGCTGAAAGGGCTGGGGGTAAAAATTGCCGTGGATGATTTCGGCGCGGGCTTCGCATCGCTCGGCTATCTGAAAAAATTCCCGTTTGACGCCATGAAAATGGACCGTTCGTATCTTGATGGCTACCCGCATTCGCGCCAGGCGCAGTCGATAGTCGAGGGAATTATTGGTCTGGGGCGCGCATTTTCACTGATTGTGACGGCGGAAGGTATTGAAACGGAAGAGCAGCTGGCGCAGCTCAGGCTGATTGACTGTCAGCAGGGGCAGGGATATTTACTGGGTAAGCCGATGGCGCTGCAAGCATTGCGTGGATTGATGGATAAAACCGTCAGCTGACACGCGCCTCTGCGTCAGGGCAGAGGCGCGTGAGGTTTAGCGGACGCGTACCGCAACCAGCGTCATAATGACGGCAAAAGTGATAAAAATAGCCAGTTCCATAAGATTCTCCTCTGTGGGATTAGTCCTAAAATTATCATGTAAGGCTGGCTAAATTGTGAACGATTCGTGCGCAATATCACGCTATCACCTGGCAGCTTTATGCCACCACGCACTGCTCATTTGCGGCGCAATCTGTTAATCTTTCAGCAGAAATGCCGGTTATCTAAGCAAAAAGAGGAGCAGAAACAGTGAAATTTTATGGAAAAGTTGCCGTGATAGCAGCGCTGGTTGCGCTGTCGGGATGCCAGTCCGCTGGGCATAAAAGCGCAGACGCAGGTGCGCCTGTAGACCCGGAGATGGATCGCTGTGGTGCATCGCAGTATCAGCAGTATGTCGGTAAACCGCTGTCGGCCATTGAGTCGCTGCGTTTTGAAAATGCGGTGCGCGCCATTCCGTATAACTCAGCGGTGACGATGGACTTTAACCTGAACCGTATCAATTTTATGGGCGATAAAAACGGGACTATCAGCCGCGTTTACTGCGGTTAATTCTTCGCTCCGGGCTGGCCGCCGCGCGCGTCAGCCCTGTTAGCCTGCACCCCGACTCAGTAGTGCCACTTCCTTACCCACCATAAGCGCAGCCAGATGCCCGCCGAGCTGGTCCAGCCGCTGGTGGTGCTTACCACCTGGCCTTTCGCCACGAGGATCAGGGTAGGCGTACTGCTGACCTGCCAGTGCGTTGCCAGCACGCCGCTGCTGTCGTTCACCACCGGCAGCGTCAGATGATGCCCATTGAGATAGCGCACGATGCTGATGTCATTGCCGGAGCGGCTGGCGACGGTCAGCACATTGGTGCGTTTGCCGTTTAGCCACATCATCATCGGGACGGTGTCATGACAGGCGCTGCAGCCGGTGCTCCAGAACCACACCAGCAGAGGTTTCTTCTCGCTTAGCTCGCCAGGCGTCAGGTCGCGGCCGTCAACGGTGTGCAGCAGCTGCTGAGCAAAATCCGCTGGTAGCTCGGGCGCCCGTAAAACATCAATCAGGCGGATGAGCAGGATCAACATCAGTACCGGCAGCAGTATAAACAGGCTGAACTTCTTAAATTTATTGATCAATTTGCTGTGCCAGTTACTCATTGCCGTCTCCGCCTGCATCCGGCGCTTATCTTAACGGGGCGAGAGTGAATGGCAATCGTCTGGCATGTAAACATACGTATAGGGCAAAAAAACTACTCATGGCCTTCCAGTATTTTTGCCAGCAGGTTGCGGTAACCCTGCAAAACGGACTCGTCGGCTTCCCTCTCCAGGCGCGCAATCACATTCGCTATGATGGCTTTATTACTGGGCGATTTTCCGGACTGCATCAGTTCCATCATGATCACTTCCAGCAACTCACTCTCTTTTGGCGCATGAAACGATGGGCTGTTGAAGTAGTCAGTGATGGCGCGCCCGGCGCCGTGTAGCTGATGACTCATGGTAAACCTCCGCAAAAGCGCCATCGGTG
This window harbors:
- a CDS encoding ABC transporter substrate-binding protein, which encodes MRQLLPLLFTTALLLSPGSQAATPADTLIVAISLDGIISFDPAESFETVSTSSLRNVYQTLVTPDISDPRQLRPQLASSWQPGSSEHSLLITLQADAKFASGNPVTADDVIYSLTRAVKLNKTPVFILGEFGWTPDNVDAQFTRRGDHQLEIRWQSAIGRDLALRLLTSPVASVVDSKLVQQHVTDRDAGNGWLRTHSAGSAAYSIRNYVPQQALVLEQNPHAQPAPPLKRVILKNVSDAGSRRLLLESGDADVAYNLGADQFATLQKQGKVQVASFPSSLIYYLGFNTQDKQQPALGNPALWQAARWLVDYNSLSQQLLKGQYQVHQTFLPAGFEGALTNQPFHYDVAKAKAILAKGGIKPGTRFALTVVSQPPYSDIAQALQASFAKADIQIDIQPVAESELWSKMRSRNFQSIFIYWGADYVDANSNASTFAYNVAGGPKTLAWRVGWNIPELSAKTRAAAAESDTQKRTALYQQLQTDIQQNSPFVVSLQGQQLVGLGKNIQGAHQGIGISLLYFDRVSKQ
- a CDS encoding ABC transporter ATP-binding protein, which encodes MIELSQLSVSHKQGYELRTVVHDVSLSVTPGECFGLVGPSGCGKSSLLWVLAGLNPHWRGEMQLAGHHAQPGKAFSGQLRRDVQMVFQDPYASLHPRHRLRRTLAEPLKLLKSDNIDDRIDQGFRHVGLDPAMADRYPHQLSGGQRQRVAIVRALLLQPKILLLDEPTSALDMSVQAEILNLLNQLKQQDNLTMVLVSHDPDVIDHMCDRAVHMDQGRIVG
- a CDS encoding ABC transporter ATP-binding protein, with translation MATDSSAQIVAESLKISAASGAELVKNISFTLGRERVALVGESGSGKSLTARALMGLLAPSLQLQARTLSIAGENGLTLNERRWSQLRGSSLGMVMQDPKYALNPMRTIGWQVAEPLRLHGRFSRAEIKEKVCEMLAAVGLPQPAEQMKRYPHQLSGGMGQRVMLAIALIAEPQFLIADEPTSALDHAMRDQVLALIRNLVEQRNMGLLLISHDLQQVSEHCERVMVMYQGEILDTLPAAELPHATHPYTRTLWSCRPNKSTHGKPLPVLDRAALAQGRSHD
- a CDS encoding ABC transporter permease, with translation MTHSLPDAESVQPRVVKTRRNITLMVGLSLVGLLIFAALFAPLLAPFDPNAQEMAVRLMPPSASHWLGTDGFGRDLLSRVIYGARPTLLLVALILVLTIPVGMLIGISAGYLGGWSERVLMRITDIFLSLPNLVIALALVAMMGPGLMNGALALALTSWPPFARQARAETLALRRSDYLAAARMQGINGLRLMFGHILPLCLPTAVVRAALSLGGIILSAAGLGFLGMGIQPPTAEWGSMVAEGSKVIFDQWWVAAVPGGAILFASLAFNLTGDGLRDRLDTRNGN
- a CDS encoding ABC transporter permease; the protein is MASSVSQAGPSARLLLRRSGGVLSALLSLVVTLLGLLVFTFALSHLSPVDPVLQIAGDHASESTYAQVRASLGLDQPLPVQFWHYLEHLLRGDLGVSSITNQPVASDLLRTFPATIELATCAMIFGAVFGILLALLAAWKPGSLLDNIARMISLLGYSVPVFWLGLLGLLLFYAVLHWSAGPGRLDDIWIYTLEPKTGLVLIDSWLSGDPEMFRNAIAHLWLPVVVLGLLSMATITRLLRAALLEESSKEYVTLARAKGAGRTRILLLHIFPNVRGTLITVLALSYATLLEGSVLTETVFAWPGVGRYMTTALFASDTPAILGSTLLIGGCFIAINALADALTYLTDPRTR
- a CDS encoding ABC transporter substrate-binding protein, which codes for MKFAVPSVIALALAASFAAAAATPKDTLVIAQSIDDASSFDPADGFELTSVQAFTNLYQRLVQSDPQNPTDLKPTLATSWTPGKDNRSMTFTLREGAKFASGNPLRPEDVIFSLSRVIKLNLDPSFILSQLGWTKDNVDAQLKKIDDNHVQLSWSADVSPTYVLSLLAAPVSSIVDEKTVMANEQKGDFGNKWLATHSAGSGPYQIRKVIPHEVVLFSANPTSPAGAPKLKNVLIKNVPEPAARRLLLEQGDADIARNLGADQMAALKDKAGVKTLAVPMASLYYIQFNIDANPVLKNPALWEASRYLFDYKGIANDLLKGQFSVHQSFLPQGFLGALNDNPFTYDPEKAKAILKKAGLSNVSFKLSTSNQPPYLDIAQALQASFAKGGIKVDVQPGISSEVATRVKAHQYEATLNAWGADYFDPNTNAAAFAYNPEDGSKTLAWRSNWHIPELSKQTLAATAETDKAKRVELYQNMQREVQQHSPYVIGMQAKNLVALRDNLKGYVQGINPDMVYYSQVTK
- a CDS encoding CPBP family intramembrane glutamic endopeptidase codes for the protein MTSSTDRVTHTLLCAGVFILWYAITLLVAHFPNLQALKSRGLLMPVLCLLEFAVLVPVYRWYNRHYHDIPHGRLQPRQVLLFAVLLLALIASQSLYMQQESWTASQLSQGNLSMLWFTLAVVLLAPVFEEILFRGFILQGFLLWAPRQRLACALLTSIIFAAMHTQYAHLQTVIALIALSLLLCAARLVSSGLKLPIFLHMLNNLLGVAPWIWATLGR
- a CDS encoding I78 family peptidase inhibitor, coding for MKFYGKVAVIAALVALSGCQSAGHKSADAGAPVDPEMDRCGASQYQQYVGKPLSAIESLRFENAVRAIPYNSAVTMDFNLNRINFMGDKNGTISRVYCG
- a CDS encoding protein disulfide oxidoreductase produces the protein MSNWHSKLINKFKKFSLFILLPVLMLILLIRLIDVLRAPELPADFAQQLLHTVDGRDLTPGELSEKKPLLVWFWSTGCSACHDTVPMMMWLNGKRTNVLTVASRSGNDISIVRYLNGHHLTLPVVNDSSGVLATHWQVSSTPTLILVAKGQVVSTTSGWTSSAGIWLRLWWVRKWHY
- a CDS encoding biofilm development regulator YmgB/AriR family protein, which gives rise to MSHQLHGAGRAITDYFNSPSFHAPKESELLEVIMMELMQSGKSPSNKAIIANVIARLEREADESVLQGYRNLLAKILEGHE